From a single Miscanthus floridulus cultivar M001 chromosome 8, ASM1932011v1, whole genome shotgun sequence genomic region:
- the LOC136474179 gene encoding serine/threonine-protein kinase OXI1-like, which produces MAPSPPQQLSLALEDLRALSVLGQGAGGVVFHVVPVAAAGDSAAAGAGEPMALKAMSRTAARRKGAGGTCGGGDGHRRIWFERDVLLSLRHPLLPSLRGVVATDAVVGFAISHCPGGDLKSLRRRWRAQTTFPESVIRFYASELVLALEHLHGLGVVHRDVKPENILIQDSGHIMLIDFDLSTTLPPPPPPPPLEPDATPTRATSLSPSSSHHHRRKNKKAAMVFGACFSRHAASPETSSQSPSSTSMTASSASASSLSCCSPGARTPAKSNSFVGTEDYVAPEIVAGSGHDYAVDWWGLGVVIYEMMYGRTPFRGRSRRETFHRVLTAPPELPGEASPLRDLITRLLEKDPGKRLGTRGVKRHAFFRGVDWDRVLDVARPPFIPSPDENDGNAGAVVEAEALDVEKVVHEVFGSSGAGETRLMEVCNHGGTDDDFSIFF; this is translated from the coding sequence ATGGCGCCTTCACCGCCGCAGCAGCTAAGCCTTGCCCTTGAGGACCTCAGGGCCCTGTCCGTGCTCGGCCAGGGCGCCGGGGGCGTGGTCTTCCACGTCGTGCCCGTCGCCGCAGCCGGGGACAGCGCCGCTGCAGGCGCAGGCGAGCCCATGGCGCTCAAGGCCATGTCCCGCACCGCCGCGCGGCGCAAGGGCGCAGGAGGCACGTGCGGTGGCGGTGACGGGCACCGGAGGATCTGGTTCGAGCGCGACGTCCTGCTGTCGCTCCGCCACCCGCTGCTCCCGTCCCTCCGCGGCGTCGTGGCCACCGACGCCGTCGTCGGCTTCGCCATCAGCCACTGCCCCGGCGGCGACCTCAAGTCGCTCCGGCGCCGCTGGCGCGCCCAGACCACGTTCCCGGAATCCGTCATCCGGTTCTACGCGTCGGAGCTGGTGCTCGCGCTCGAGCACCTCCACGGCCTCGGCGTCGTGCACCGCGACGTCAAGCCGGAGAACATCCTCATCCAGGACTCAGGTCACATCATGCTCATCGACTTCGACCTCTCCACCACGTTGccaccacctccgccgccgccgccgttggagCCGGACGCGACCCCGACACGCGCCACCTCGCTTTCACCTTCCTCATCACATCACCACAGGCGCAAGAACAAGAAGGCCGCTATGGTTTTCGGCGCGTGCTTCTCCCGGCACGCAGCTTCGCCGGAGACTTCGTCGCAGTCCCCGTCGTCCACTTCGATGACGGCCTCGTCCGCGTCCGCGTCCTCGTTGTCCTGCTGCTCGCCGGGCGCTCGGACGCCAGCCAAGTCGAACTCGTTCGTGGGCACGGAAGACTACGTGGCGCCGGAGATCGTAGCTGGCAGCGGGCACGACTACGCCGTGGACTGGTGGGGCCTCGGCGTGGTGATCTACGAGATGATGTACGGACGCACCCCGTTCCGAGGCCGGAGCCGGCGGGAGACGTTTCACCGCGTGCTCACCGCACCGCCGGAGCTGCCCGGCGAAGCCTCGCCGTTGCGCGACCTCATCACCAGGCTCCTCGAGAAGGACCCTGGGAAGCGACTAGGCACGCGCGGCGTCAAGCGGCACGCCTTCTTTAGAGGCGTCGACTGGGACCGCGTCCTCGACGTGGCGCGCCCGCCGTTCATCCCATCGCCCGATGAAAACGATGGTAACGCCGGCGCGGTGGTGGAGGCCGAAGCGCTGGACGTGGAGAAGGTCGTACATGAAGTGTTCGGCTCGAGTGGCGCCGGCGAGACGCGGCTTATGGAGGTCTGCAACCACGGAGGGACAGATGACGATTTCTCCATATTTTTCTGA